Proteins encoded within one genomic window of Oncorhynchus tshawytscha isolate Ot180627B linkage group LG02, Otsh_v2.0, whole genome shotgun sequence:
- the LOC112265260 gene encoding ATP-dependent RNA helicase DDX39A, with protein sequence MAENDVDNELLDYEEDEEPQVAPETTTPAGKKEVKGSYVSIHSSGFRDFLLKPELLRAIVDCGFEHPSEVQHECIPQAILGMDILCQAKSGMGKTAVFVLATLQQIEPVDGQVSVLVMCHTRELAFQISKEYERFSKYMPTVKAAVFFGGLSIKKDEDVLKKNCPHIVVGTPGRILALIRNKTLNLKNVKHFVLDECDKMLEQLDMRRDVQDIFRLTPHEKQCMMFSATLSKEIRPVCRKFMQDPMEVFVDDETKLTLHGLQQYYCKLKDSEKNRKLFDLLDVLEFNQVVIFVKSVQRCVALSQLLVEQNFPAIAIHRGMAQEERLSRYQQFKDFQRRILVATNLFGRGMDIERVNIVFNYDMPEDSDTYLHRVARAGRFGTKGLAVTFVSDETDAKTLNDVQDRFEVNVAELPEEIDISTYIEQSR encoded by the exons ATGGCAGAGAATGACGTTGACAACGAGCTGTTGGACTATGAAGAGGATGAGGAGCCTCAGGTTGCCCCGGAGACCACCACACCTGCGGGCAAGAAGGAGGTAAAGGGCTCTTATGTCTCCATCCACAGCTCCGGTTTCCGAGACTTCCTGCTCAAACCAGAGCTGCTCCGCGCCATTGTCGACTGCGGCTTTGAACATCCCTCTGAAG TCCAACACGAGTGCATCCCACAGGCCATCCTGGGCATGGACATCCTGTGCCAGGCCAAGTCTGGTATGGGCAAGACGGCTGTGTTTGTACTGGCCACCCTGCAGCAGATTGAACCTGTGGATGGGCAG GTGTCTGTGCTGGTGATGTGCCACACACGAGAGCTGGCCTTCCAGATCAGCAAAGAGTATGAACGCTTCTCCAAGTACATGCCCACCGTCAAGGCAGCCGTGTTCTTCGGGGGCCTGTCCATCAAGAAGGACGAGGACGTGCTGAAGAAGAACTGCCCCCACATCGTGGTGGGTACGCCCGGCCGCATCCTGGCCCTCATCCGCAACAAGACCCTGAACCTGAAGAACGTGAAGCACTTTGTCCTGGATGAGTGTGACAAGATGCTGGAGCAGCTGG ACATGAGGCGTGATGTTCAGGATATCTTCAGGCTCACACCCCACGAGAAGCAGTGCATGATGTTCAGTGCCACCCTAAGCAAAGAGATTCGCCCTGTCTGCCGCAAGTTCATGCAGGAT CCCATGGAGGTGTTTGTGGACGATGAGACCAAGCTGACGCTGCACGGTCTGCAGCAGTACTACTGCAAGCTGAAGGATAGCGAGAAGAACCGAAAGCTCTTCGACCTGCTCGATGTGCTTGAGTTCAACCAG GTGGTGATCTTTGTGAAGTCTGTGCAGCGCTGTGTGGCTCTGTCTCAGCTGCTGGTGGAGCAGAACTTCCCTGCAATCGCCATCCATAGGGGCATGGCccaggaggagag GCTTTCCCGGTACCAGCAGTTCAAGGACTTCCAGAGGCGGATCCTGGTGGCCACCAACCTGTTTGGCCGAGGGATGGACATTGAGCGCGTCAACATAGTCTTCAACTACGACATGCCTGAGGACTCCGACACCTACCTGCACAGAGTGGCCCGTGCTGGCAGGTTCGGGACGAAAGGTCTGGCCGTGACCTTTGTGTCTGACGAGACTGACGCCAAGACCCTGAACGATGTGCAGGACCGCTTCGAGGTCAACGTGGCAGAGCTCCCAGAAGAGATTGACATCTCCACCTACA TTGAACAGTCCAGATGA